The Dyadobacter sandarakinus DNA window TCTGGGGCGGTCTTTGTCCACGTATTTATTCAGGACTAGCTTGGTGCATTTGTTGTCGTTTTTGATGGCATTTACTGTCTGAAGGCAGTCAAGCAATGCCTTTGCAGAATTGTCAAGATCTGAGCGTTGATTGGGGTAAAAGACATCGGCATACAGCTCAAAATATTCGTCAATCATGGCATTACGGTACTGGTTGCATTGAATGAAAAAGTCTTTTTCGTACTTCAATAGC harbors:
- a CDS encoding RusA family crossover junction endodeoxyribonuclease produces the protein MTERQTILGTPPSKSNSYRIVSVFSKKMGKIHSTLAKTPALLKYEKDFFIQCNQYRNAMIDEYFELYADVFYPNQRSDLDNSAKALLDCLQTVNAIKNDNKCTKLVLNKYVDKDRPRIEFQIIPSMKQ